Part of the Eubacterium sp. 1001713B170207_170306_E7 genome, CCCGCAGTCTGGCTGGTGGGATCAGAGTGGTCTGACTGTTTGGAATGTGACCTTGAAAACCGCGCGCAACGCTATCAAGAAAGCCGGTCTGGAAGGAAAAGACATCTCTGCTATCGGTATTACCAACCAGCGTGAAACCACCACCTTGTGGGATAAGAACACTGGCGTGCCAGTGCACAACTCCATTGTCTGGGGCTGCCGTCGTACTACCGAAATTTGTCAGGGTCTGATCGAAAAGGGCTATAACGATATGGTCAATAAAAAGACAGGTCTTGTAATCGACCCCACCTATTCGGCTACCAAGATCCGCTGGGTTTTAGACAATGTGCCGGCAGCCCAGGAAAAAGCCGAAAACGGCGATCTGCTCTTTGGCACCATTGATTCCTGGCTGCTGTGGAACCTGACAAAGGGCAAGGTACACGCCACCGATTATTCCAACGCGGCCCGTACCATGGTCTTTAATTCCTACGACCTGAAATGGGACGACGAGCTTATGGACATGCTGGATCTGCCCTGGAAGATCTTCCCGGAAGTCAAGGAATCCGTAGGCCTCTTTGGCTACGCCGACCCTGAATGGTTTGGCGCTGAAATCCCAATCACCGGGATTGCCGGCGACCAGTCCGCCGCTTTGTTTGGACAGGCCTGTTTTGAAGAAGGAACCGCGAAAAATACCTACGGCACCAGCGCCGTTCCGCTCATGTTTACGGGCGACAAAGCACCGGAAACCGAAAAAGGCCTGCTGACCGTTGCCTGGGGCAAGGACGGCAAGGTCAAATACTCCATGGGCGCCAGCATTCTCATCGCTGGACAGGTTATCCAGTGGCTGCGCGATAAGGTTAACATCTGTGAAAAAGCAGCGGACACCGAAGCTATGGCCGAAAGCATTCCGGACAACGGCGGCCTGTACTTTGTACCAGCCTTCACCGGCCTGGGTGCGCCGCACTGGAACATGAACGCTCGCGGCATGATGATTGGGATCACCGCTGCCACCACCAAGGAACAAATGGCCCGCGCGGCCCTCGAATCCATGGCGTACCAGACCCGCGACCTGCTCGAAGAAATGGAACGGAACTCCGGCGTCAAGCTCAAAGAGTTGAAAGTCGACGGCGGCGCCGCCCAAAACGATTTCCTCATGCAGTTCCAGGCCGATATCCTGAACTGTAATGTTATAAGACCAAAAGATATTGAAACCACCGCCCTTGGCGCCTGCTACCTGGCTGGTCTGGGCTGCGGCATTTTCGAAAACGAAGACCAGATCAAGGCCCTGTGGGAAGCCGACCGCGTCTTTACCCCGCAGATGGACGAAGCGACACGCGAAGCCCTGTACGCCCAGTGGTGTAAAGCCGTCGAAAAATCAAAAGACTGGCTCTAAAAAAAGCCCTTCGGGGCTTTTTTTATTTTTAAATTTTCTGTTGACGCTTTCATTTTTCTGTGATAATATTTAGACAATTGGTGAGTGACTATGAATAAAATTGACTTTGAAAAATTTCAAATGATTCCGTCCATACGGCGGCTTAATGACCTTGAGTTCGCGCTTAAGAGCGCGCGGGACATTGTCCTTCTGACTGAAGCCAACATCGCCAATTTGCAGTCCCTGGTGGAGATGGTCCACCAAAA contains:
- the glpK gene encoding glycerol kinase GlpK — protein: MSKYILVMDQGTTGSRGIVYNEQGKAIALDYEEYEQFFPQSGWWDQSGLTVWNVTLKTARNAIKKAGLEGKDISAIGITNQRETTTLWDKNTGVPVHNSIVWGCRRTTEICQGLIEKGYNDMVNKKTGLVIDPTYSATKIRWVLDNVPAAQEKAENGDLLFGTIDSWLLWNLTKGKVHATDYSNAARTMVFNSYDLKWDDELMDMLDLPWKIFPEVKESVGLFGYADPEWFGAEIPITGIAGDQSAALFGQACFEEGTAKNTYGTSAVPLMFTGDKAPETEKGLLTVAWGKDGKVKYSMGASILIAGQVIQWLRDKVNICEKAADTEAMAESIPDNGGLYFVPAFTGLGAPHWNMNARGMMIGITAATTKEQMARAALESMAYQTRDLLEEMERNSGVKLKELKVDGGAAQNDFLMQFQADILNCNVIRPKDIETTALGACYLAGLGCGIFENEDQIKALWEADRVFTPQMDEATREALYAQWCKAVEKSKDWL